A segment of the Caviibacter abscessus genome:
AACATATCTACTACTTGCTGATAATTATTTTTTATCTTTCTGCTACTAGCACTTTTATATGCGTTTATAAACTTATATAAATTAGTTGTAGGATAAGCTTCAAATTTAAAGTGCATATGATCTTTTTCATAATGCACATCGTTTAAAGTAACTTGATAAGGACTTGAAATATTTTTAAAAATATTTATACCAAATTGTGCTATCTCATCTGTAAATATAGGTGCTTTATTTTTACTAACTAATACTAATTCATAATGTAATGAAAATGTTGAATGATTGTACTCTTTTATCACTACTGACCCTTTCTAATATGTTAAGATTGAATATACTTCATATTCTTTTAATAAATCTCTACCGTGTAAATCTTCAAGTTCAATTAAAAATGCAAGTTCATGTACTTTTGCATCAATCATTTCAACTAATTGAACCATGGCTTGTGCTGTTCCACCTGTAGCTAATAAGTCATCAACGATAAGTACATTAGCTCCTTTATGAAAAGCATCTTTATGCACTTCAATAGTATTTTTACCATATTCTAATGAATATTCTGCTTTTATAGTTTCAGCTGGCAATTTACCAACTTTTCTTGCAGGAACAAAACCTGCACCTATATTATATGCTATTGCTGCACCAAATATAAATCCTCTGGCATCTGCTCCTAATACATAATC
Coding sequences within it:
- the tnpA gene encoding IS200/IS605 family transposase; this translates as MIKEYNHSTFSLHYELVLVSKNKAPIFTDEIAQFGINIFKNISSPYQVTLNDVHYEKDHMHFKFEAYPTTNLYKFINAYKSASSRKIKNNYQQVVDMLNGTAMWEGSYFLMTVGISSKDLVLHYIEEYIKCDEIHHIHQEGCLE
- a CDS encoding adenine phosphoribosyltransferase, yielding MNKIDKEKVDKLIRTIPDFPEKGILFRDITTALKDKEGLKLIIEDFTNRYKDKGIDYVLGADARGFIFGAAIAYNIGAGFVPARKVGKLPAETIKAEYSLEYGKNTIEVHKDAFHKGANVLIVDDLLATGGTAQAMVQLVEMIDAKVHELAFLIELEDLHGRDLLKEYEVYSILTY